The genomic interval TGTCCGCTCAGTGCAGGGAGGGGACAGCCACTTAGTGAAATGTACTCACGGCGGAAAATTGATGACCTCAGACCCattgtgtataaaaaaaaaaaaaaactgtacattcGTCAGCAGGTAAGCAATCGTCAGAACCTTGCCTTATTGATCTCTGATGCTTActtcacagtacagtacaccCAGGCAATGACTAACACAGCTGCATAAGGTaagaacagaggagaaaaggacggggtgtgtgtggggggggggcagagttcTGGACCTTAGAAGTTTTAGTGCCATCTCGCTTTCAGCAGCAAGCGGGGGTGACGTCACCACCGGGGCCATGAGTGGCACCTCCGCTGGCCAATAATTATGAAGGATTCAACAGCTCCAGCAGTGCACCTACAGCTCCAAAATAGCCCTGTCAAAACATCAAGGAAGTTAGTCATGAgtcactgaactgaactgaaggcAGGAtccacaacaaaacaatgaattgtTCCTGGATTTTATAGACGACTACTGTTTATGACCATAAACTGTTTATGACCATAAACAGTAGTCATCCATAGTCAAAGGTAACTTGAAAAAGTAAGAAGTATAGATCACTGTTAAGCTATTATGGAGAAGTAATGATAACATCGAGAAACATATACAGAATTCACAACTCTAACTGTGCATACTCAAAGCATGAAGGTGCTTACAAATGAAGTCTATCTTACCTCATGCTGTAGGAAAAGTGCCTTCAGTTGCCCTTTAGACCAGTAGTCCATGGCATAGGCCAGGAGCTTCATAGAAAGGGTATTGACCCTCAAGAAGTTGCCCACGAACACCACCCGCTCAATATTcttcaaagaaaagagaatCCTCTTACTGTGTTGTAATGCTATTGTTTTGTTGTaacactactgttgtttggtataTGTTTTTGTCACTTTGATGTTGTATACAAGCACTACAAGAGACACTAGAACCGGAGTtaaattccttgtatgtgcaGAAGAAcgcttggccaataaagtctgattcttATTCTGAGTAAATGCAAAGACCACCTCTGTCCTTCCAACACTGGCATGTCCTCTGAGAAACTACCCGATTCATCCAGTTACTGTATAGACCGAACCAGGTGGACCCTTGGCAACAGTGAGTCTGTCAGGGATTTTAAGACAGCTAGAAAACCTGCTGGACACCATtacccacacaaacacgctgCCATGATACATCACAGCACGCTGAATGACCTGGAGGACCTCAGAGAGCCGGCAcaggtctctgtgctgtcatAGCCCTGTACAATGCTGCTTGATAAGGACTCTACAAGGCAGCACTGTAAAgaggctgagagcagagagcaggtaTCACACGTAGCCCTCAGTACCAGCTGCCTCTCCTTACAACAGCAAACCTGTCTCCCGCGCTGCGTAGCACAGCGAACCCCGCGGTCAGTGCTGACCTCGTTCAACGCGCACATCCTGGTGATCGACCCAATGTTGTTGGTGATGGTGACCAGCGTCGCCCTGGCCAGGTCCTCTTTGGAAATGGACTCGCGCTTCTCCTTGCACATCATGTTCCCAAAACTATGGCGAGAGGAAACGCAGAGACGTGACCGCCGGCGTGCAGCTGAAGGGCAATGTTGCCAGttgcaaattcaaattcagcacAGAACACATTAAGCGAGCAGCTACATTTCAATCAGTGATGACCCAAACCAAGCCAtgacagacgctcttatctagagcgacttacataggctacaatttttacatgttacccatttatacagctggatatttactgaggcagttcttgattaagtaccttgcccaagggtacagcaggagtggCCCAGGAGGAGAATgaaaccagcaaacttttggttacaagccctctTCCTCACCACAGTGGTACACTGCAGCCCTGTTCAGTTACACTGAACATGACCATTTCAAATGAGCCATCTGTGAGTCTTGTGTTTCTGACTGAAACATTACAGAGAAACCAGAATATCTGGCTACAGGAATTGCACTCTACTGCCTGGCCCTCTGTGTCCGGCCCTGCGTATCTGTACCTTGAGGCTACCGCCCAGCCCGGAAGGCCGAACCTCTCGTAGTCGCCCCCGTAGATGTCCCGCACCAGCTTATCCACGCGTGTGCTCTCCCCCTGGGACGCCATCTCCAGGGCCTCCTCGAAGGTGGAGCAGCCCGTCAGCAGACAGCACAGGCCCAGGAAGGTCCCGCCTCCGAGGCTAAAAGACAGGTGCTGTCAAACCCACATCCAACCagaagagcacacagagcaaGATTCCCCCTGCATGTGCTAAAAACCCACCCCTACTGCCTCCACTTCCACACCCCGGGCCTCTCAGCTCGTAGGAGGGGCTGACTTTATCCCCCCCGTGAAAGACAGATGGTGCTCAGTGTTGCCCTTGGTTACAGCGGGGTGCAGATTCTATGTTTCACATGGAGGTTAGGGAAGAAGAGTGCATCATCAGGAAGAGGTCATGTGTTTAAGGAAATTAATCCCTTTCTCAACAGACAACAAGAATGATGCCGAGGATATGAAACTAGGAACTTGCCATGATTGAAAAggtcaaggaaaaaaatagataacATTAGAAGCCGGAAAGCCAATAGCCATGCAGCGAGGTCAAACCACAGTTTTTGTCATGTTCAATTTTCTAAACAATTTCTGACCCTCTAAACTGTATTATCAGTGAAAGCCGTTGGAGGTAAATTTGTAAACTATATAATTTGTAAGCACTGTAATGTACAGTGATGTAGAATTAAGTCACATGCTATTTTTAGACACCATTTCGTTCACACTCAGTGCCATCTCAGCTCACAGGATTTCATTCTGATCAACTCCAAATATGATTCCAGTTCCgggaaatgtattcattgtCTTTGGCTGACATTCTAACTTAATTACTGTTTCCAATTCGGGAACAGAAACTTGATATTATGTCCTGAAAAACAATTCTATCCATTGAGGAATGGGCAGTCTAGTCTGCAGAACAACAGAAGGAAATTGAAGCGCCAAATAACACTGGACTTAACTCACGAAGCTTTACTATTTAATATACAGGTATAACATACCAGTAATTCCAACTGGCAGCAAGCCCAACGACTTAACTGCATTCATAATTCTTGCTACCTGATCTCTCTTTGGTTGGATGAATTAGCAATTATTCTTAAATTATTCACTCTCTGCTTTAACAATACCTGCTTTTATACAATTTCCATTGTGTGGCTCCTGCACCCCTTTTGTGAACTTGGGGCCCTTGGTACAGGAGACCAGGTACCAGAGACCAGCGCTCTCCTATGCTCCGCTCACCTGGTCCCAGTTACACGCTTGTAGTTGTCTTTGGAATAGACGGCCAGGATGCTGACGCCAGAGCCAATGTTGACCAGCAGGAGTGGGTAGGGGTTCTCCAGGGTGTAAGGCCTCTGGACACAGCGTTCGGGGTCCGTGGGGTTCTCGAAGTAGTAGCACTCCGAGGGCCCGCCGCTGGGCACCACCGAATCGATGTAGAGGACCCCCCGGATCAGACAGTCCAGCTCATCCAGCTTCAGCAACTGTAGGTCGGCCATCtacagggaggagagacaccCAAGTCACTTTCAAACAGCTTTaaacaacatacacatacagactgaCAACACCCAATTTCCACACAACAACACAGCTACACATCACAAGTGGTTGGTTGCTACAGAATATCTTATGGGTTAACTTAGTCCTCTGTTCCCCACACGATTCTGTGTTCACTTTAACCCATGTACAGGGAATACACAACTGTACAGAGGCAGGCATACACAAATTGAAGGCAATTTCTGAAATGGGTCAAACCCGTGACAGTAATGGAGATCCACAAGTCTGACTGACAGAAGGGGTCGCTTCAGCCTTAATTTTATCACTGCCTTAATTTTATCTTCCCAGTCAATAACACCATACCAGAGCGAAAAcgtgtggggtggggtgcacTGCCGGCTCAGGAGAGGGCCAACAGAGCATCCACTGAAACAAAGCCGGTTAGAATTTGGCGTGGGGGGACCACCCACCATGCGGAAGTCCGGCTCAAACTTGTAGGCCCCGCCGCCGGTGGCGCAGAGGGTGGTGTGCAGGCTGGAGAAGTGCTTGTCCCGGCCCATCTGCAGGAAGGCGGGCAGGTCGTGCGTGGGGAAGCGGATGAAGTGCAGGTTGCCCGTGCGGCCGCACAGCGTCAGGTCCTTCAGCTCCAGGTGCACGTCGCGGATGCCCGTGGAGCCATACGCCACGTTGGAGGTCAGGTACCGGCGGATGCTCTTCAggttctccacctcctcctgctcctcctccgcCGTGATGTCCTTGGGCTCAAAGTACACCAGCTTCACCAGGGTCCCGCCGATGTCCATGCCGAACCAGGGGAAGGCTGCACCAGGAGGACAGTGGTTacagacagcaacagcagtaacagcagagGGTGACACAGAGCCTGCTCCACCTTGCTTTGTACAGTGCTGTTGCTCGACATGTCGCTGCTTGTATGGGTATGACAGTGATTTTTCTTGAGAACACTGGCTGTCAACTGATCAGTTTTCCAAAAGCGTTTCAAGACGTCTCTAGATCTCGACAAAAATATCGCTGAACTCCCAACAACGGCACTGTAAGAAATGGCGACCCCCACTGGTATACTGTACATGGAACAGCCAAACCCAATGAATAATGCATCATAAATTCGTTTTTTCTTACCCAATACCTGACATACAAATAATACTGGAATATAAAACGTGTTACCTAGTCATCGGAAATGTGTCACTACGAGCAAACCCCTTATTTCGGGTACTCTACACTGTGGAAATCTTAGCAAACCAAGATTGCAACATTAACCACAAAATTACGTTTCGTATTTGACAACCTTAGCTAATATATTCTGGTTACGAACGCACTGTCTACTGGCAAGCTAGTCAAATTACATTGACGGTAACGTAACCAGCTCGCTACCTATGTCGGTAATGTCTTTCAGCCAACCGGCCAGCTAGGTACAGTAGCTGACGGTTTCGTGTATTTCAGCTACAGAtacagtgttttattgtgtgtcGGCTACAGCTACACATGTTCTGTGCAGCGCGTCTGAGAAAAGGACTAGGCTAGCCGTCCGTGTAAGCCACGTTAAGACCTCGCTGTCACAACATAAATAGGAAAAGCGAAACTAGTGCCACTGGATATCTAACTGACTATTTTAGCATTTCTGTCGCACACATATCTAACTGACTAGTTTCGCATTTCTGTCGCAATCAATGAAATGTTCAGATAACTATACAGGCTAGCTTGTTATTtcatattacaaaaatgaaaacctacGCGGCCTGTTCTTTTTCAGCGAGTCAATCCTTTGCCTGGCCACAGCGCTGGATGCTCGGCGCTCGCTTGGTGCACTTGCCCCGGCCGCGACATTCTCCATGCCCGCCCCTGCTCTGAGACCAGCCGCCGTTTCCTTCTTCGACGTCCGCAATCGCTTCAGCCCCCCCATTTCTTCCTCTTCCGTCTCATCTGCTGTTCCATCCTCGCCGTGGTAACCGTTTATCTCCATTGGAAATAGCCTCACGACATCAAATATAGGCGACCACTTGCTTGAGATGAACAGTACTGACTCGGTTTCGGACCGCTCCGATTGTCTTTCATTAGCGATCCAATGTGTTTACATGTCTTTGTTTACTGACAGCGGGACGGAGAAAAAATTTTTATCGGAGTGTGCGCACTGCCTTTTTACTGAAAGCTCTCTGAACCAATCGCAGTGTTAACCAGACCCGTTGATCATTTGACAGACCAGTGATTTTCTCCGTTTCCCGAGAGAGGTGGGGTCAGTATGCACTATGGAAGGAACTGTGCAGTGTGCAGCTGTTGGAGCGCCTGACTGTAGCTACACAGTGACTGTGCTATTCAGGTCAACTGTACGCTTAGATGATGCCACATTTGCAAAGCAATTTGATTCCCcccacattttaaatgttgttacGTATAGAGAGATCTACGCAAATCATGCAATCCCGTTGCATATATTTAGAATTTAGCTCAAAACGAAACACGGACgtatgtgaaatatgtgatgCATGTAGtcatttatgtctgtgttttaaagctatttttaaaatgctctgGTTGCTTCGATGAAGtgatattttttgaaaataaaatggtggGCCGAAGGCAGTGCTTCTCTTGCTTTTGGTGTGTCTGCACGTATATTAATTCACCCAACCACGAACTCACATGTAACAATAGTGTATTGTCAGCGTGACTGATGCGGACAGTTGCCATCGTGACTGAACCTTCAAGAGGACAACTGTTTTAATGTCAGGAAAGGGAGCACAATTCTAAAGACGAGGGGCAGCAGAAAGTCTTTGTGCCAATTTTAAATCACTAGATAGACTAATGTGAATTATTAGAAATCattaagtaaaaatatgtaaaaagagAGCAGTTAAACTGAAAGATAATTAAACCCCCATTTTTAGaaagaacatttctgttttcctcttcttATCACAGTCATTCCTATAGCTGGTGGATCAGTGGAACACTACTTAAATCTAGATTGACTGGCCTTCGTATAAGACAAGCGGTCTATTGCGCTGCTAAcagttttaacattaatatgGTGAACATTGACTTCCGCTTGTCCTGTAACCTTGCTGGAAATGAGATAACAAAAGAGTGTGTTGGAATGTTTTGGTTTGGGCTATCATACTTTGGGTTATGTTTGTGATCTAACGCAGCATGAAGGACACTGCTACAACAGCTGCTAGAAACTCCGTCTGACAATGACTCGTGGTAGAGATTTCATTCCAAGTAGAAAATTAAAGGAGTAATCCAAGTGTTTTAAATGGCAGTATTTCCAGATTTCTAGTTGACTTTGGGGATGGTTGGTTCTCTTGTCTCGACCAACAGACTGAGTTCCTGTAGAtcctgttggaaaaaaaacaatacatttgtacagctgtagCAGACGTGGCTCATCCTACCTCtctaactgtaaaaatgtaaagcaaacGCATGTTTGATGTTCGTGCCTAAAAATAAGCCTTCCAGATTACGCTCATAATCAATTATATATTTAACGTGACCATTTGTTATTTCACAAATAATAAGATAACACTATATGGCATTTTGGCCTGACTGGTTTTGATACACAGTTGAATCAATGCAGAATTCAACATGTCTTGGGCATTAATTTTCTATTAAtcctttgtgaaagaaatatttttaatagaTTTAAATCCATTCAATATTTTTGTTAGTATACGCTGCTTAAAGAAAGCTAGTGTCTTAAACAGATGCACAGCTGATTGTTTTTAGGtcatactgtatactgttaAATTAATTGTTTGTTACACTAATTAATCTTAGCCGGATAAGAATACTGATTTATTTGGCTAATCTCGATTTGACTAATGTGAGGTGCAAAATGAATGATAAGAAATAAACTGAAGAGAAATATAGCAACAATGAATAATAAGAGACACTTCGAAGTGCATTCTTCCTTTTGGTTTAACTCAAACCTCGCATTCACAGTAAGAAAAGTGTAAGTGTGAATATGGTGTGGATTCTGGGGAAAACACCCAAACAGCAATGAAAGTTGTATCCACGTAAATCCACCAGAAAGAGGTAGCACAGGGCCACGCCAATGCTGTGAGCGCCCTATTAAGGTTACTTGCGGTCATAACTTTTTTATGCAACAATGTATTTTGcaacaatgtattttgtgttcCAAAGCAATGAGGGAAGGAACTGCTCTACACATTCTGCTAAAAAATCTGTCTAAAAATATGTTTGGGTGAAAAAGGGATCCAAGTTATCATAACACTGAGTGACTTGGGCTAGTATTTGAATTTGGGTTATTCTAGTTTCTATGCTAGCTAGACccgtttacacacacacacacacacacacacacacacacaaatgagtgCATAGATAAAGTTCTACCAGGAACTCCTAGTTGGTAGTTATCTAGTGTTGACGGCCCTGATAATGTTATCTGAGGTCTTGCTCCTTGCTACATTTGGCTGCTTTGGATTTCTACAGCTACTACCTTGCTTCTTTTGGCTTCTTTGGTTTAGAGAAAGCCTGCCTAGCCTTCTTCTACCCTCTACCCCTCTTCTACCCTTCTACCCTCCCTTACCTAATTAAGTTTATCGAGTAATATGGTGGTAGACAGCTAACctctcacagctctctgaaTGGGCTCATGCGTGCAGGCACACT from Megalops cyprinoides isolate fMegCyp1 chromosome 22, fMegCyp1.pri, whole genome shotgun sequence carries:
- the pank2 gene encoding pantothenate kinase 2, mitochondrial, with product MEINGYHGEDGTADETEEEEMGGLKRLRTSKKETAAGLRAGAGMENVAAGASAPSERRASSAVARQRIDSLKKNRPPFPWFGMDIGGTLVKLVYFEPKDITAEEEQEEVENLKSIRRYLTSNVAYGSTGIRDVHLELKDLTLCGRTGNLHFIRFPTHDLPAFLQMGRDKHFSSLHTTLCATGGGAYKFEPDFRMMADLQLLKLDELDCLIRGVLYIDSVVPSGGPSECYYFENPTDPERCVQRPYTLENPYPLLLVNIGSGVSILAVYSKDNYKRVTGTSLGGGTFLGLCCLLTGCSTFEEALEMASQGESTRVDKLVRDIYGGDYERFGLPGWAVASSFGNMMCKEKRESISKEDLARATLVTITNNIGSITRMCALNENIERVVFVGNFLRVNTLSMKLLAYAMDYWSKGQLKALFLQHEGYFGAVGALLELLNPS